A region of the Arachis hypogaea cultivar Tifrunner chromosome 15, arahy.Tifrunner.gnm2.J5K5, whole genome shotgun sequence genome:
atttaaatatatatttacatattaaaatgttagtaaatgtatgtattttaaattttaattttacgttttttgttattttatattttttatttacgtgcgACTGATTTTATCAATTCAACTAATAACTTTTTGGGCAATTTACCCAAATAAATAAACTAGGAGAAATGTTTACCCAAATACAAAAAACTGAATCATCATACGTGCATGTGCAAAAACCATTTCTATGTAATCCGTGGCAACCAACCACGGTTTCTGAGTTGTACATAAACCGTGGGAGGTTCTAGCGGTTTATGGGGAAATTTGGTTGTGTATAAACCGTGGGAGGTTCCAGCAGTTTATGAAGTGGGCATGCAAGGTATAAAACGTGGTAGgctaccacggtttatgaagcAAATGCAATGGTCATAAACCCTTGTGGTCTATAGCGGTTTATGAAGGATCAATTACGGCGAGAAAACCTTGTAAGTTCCCACGGTTTACAATAAGGGGAACTCTATATATATGTGGGTGATTCAAGCTCCATTAGAGATCATTCTCACAATGGCAAGTGAGGAAGAGAGTTTTCTTGCCTTAGTGCATTGCTCTGggaaaattaaaaaaagcaaaagctatggtgtgaagttcactgacagAGAACCACTGAGTATTTTTATCAGTTCGTCAATGAGTTTGTCAGATTTGAAGAACAGCATCTTGCAGAAGCTTGGCGTGTTGGGTAGCAAGTGGGTGAAGAAACTATTCTACAAGATTTCCATCGCAGTTGTCTCGACCGGTGTTCAGTATGATACCTTTGCGGTTAAGGCTGATGAAGATATTAGGGTTTTGTTCTATTGTGTAAGGAGTTTTCCGGAGATCAGAATCCATGAGTTGTTCGCGAAGTTGGAGGTCGATGTCGATAGTTCTGGGGCATCCGCTCCAGTTCCTAGCTCTACTGCCGCGGGAGGTGCATCTAGTTCAATGCCTGCGGTCAGACCGTATCTTCCGCCAGTTCCATCACCTTCATTCGCTGCTGATTTAGACCGAACAGAGGTTGTTGGTTCTGTACCTTTGGAGAATGCAGCAGTCTTTGAGCCTCCTACGTTGTGGGCACCGGTGGTGGCCTGTTACCTTATATGGAAGGGTTTGGTGGACCTGATCAAGTAGAGAATGCAATGTGTGACGATGACTCTGACCAGGAGCCTGTTGATATCGTAGGTGACAGCGACGATGATGCAGGTGCCGATCCACATGCGCAGCATCGGCCTTCAAGTTCTGCTTCTCAGAAGTACCCTCCACACTTCTCCACACTAAACTTGGATGCTCTTGGTCAACAGGAAGACGGTGGTAACACAGTGGGGGGCTCTTCTACAGAATTTCAGATTGGGCAATCATTCCAGAATAAAGATGAAGCTGTGCTGAGTGTCAAGGACTATAGCATCCGGCGAGGTGTTGAGTACAGAGTCATCGAATCAGATCATTTGAAGTATCATGGAAAATGCAAGGAATTCGGCAAGGGTTGTAGTTGGTTGATTCGTGTAGCGCTGCGTGCACGAAAGGGCACTTGGgaggttaggaggtacaacggGCCACACACATGCTTGGCAACCTCTATTTCAAGTGATCACCGTCAGCTGGATTACCACGTTATCTGTGCGAGGATTCTTCCTTTGGTTAGGGCAGATGCTGCGGTTACGGTAAAGGTACTACAACAAGCGACAGAAGCCTACGGTGCTGGTCAACTAGTATCTCCGGATGAATGACATCAGCAACCTCAACAGAAGAATAAGGCTCCCACACAAACTATATCGAAACAGTAAGAGTTTCATCAGACAATGACATTTAACAAAAACCAGTTCAAGTATCAGCAATAAATAAATGACTCACATCGTGGACACGCAATCGATCCAATGCAAGGCGTGCGGAAACTAATCTTTGTGCCCCTGCATCGTTCCTCGGCATAAAATTGGCCCACCTACAATTTTAATTGAAATGATGTCAAAACAAAGCATAACACATGATGTTCAACAATTTATGAATCGAAAATAATAAACCCTACCTGGAAGCAAGGGGAAACCCGAATCGGTCAAACCCAGTGGGCCTCAGAGTGGAAAACCTCAAGAAAATCCAAGACTGTAGCAGCTGTAGCGGCCCAGCCAAGTTGACAACGTTTCGATTTGTCCCACGACAAAGACATCTATACAAGCAGGCCAGTGCAGCCGAGCCCCAGCTATATCTACCCAAGTCGTCCAACGATGCCAAATAAGGCAACCAGCGAAGGTGGACCCGGTTTGCATTCTTGTCCGCAAACAGCTGAGACGACAACAGCATCAGAATATAAGCACGTGCGTATATACGCACGGTCTCATCACTAGCATCTGCTGGGAGAACCCGGAACCTCTCATGGAACCATGTGTAGCACACTGTCATCTGCTTTACTTTACTCTATGGAGGTAACTCCCCAAACAACTCCCGGAACCACACCCATGCTGGTCTACCGTGTTCCATCAGATTCTCAAACTCAGTCAGGCACCCACTAACGGGCGCACCATCGATCGGCAAACCCAGCTGATATGCCACATCCTGCAAAGTAATGGTGCACTCACCAAAGGGCATGTGGAAGGTGTGGGTCTCAGGACGCCACCGCTCAATAAATGCGCTAAGGAGAGGCTCATCAACCCAGAACCACTGACTGTTTAGCCTAGCCAAATGATACAAGCCCGCGGTCTCAAGATACGGTATAATCCGGTCATGTAAGGGCATATTCTGTTGTCTCCTAAGGGCGCTAATAACCCTACTAGGCTGCAAGATGTGGGTAACAAAATCACTCAACATACAACCATTACTAATAAcatcaaatataatttaaaaaaaattattagaatactcACATTagttttattgattctcttattATGATATTAACAATGAAACTACGAGTACTATGTACTCAtgattacaataaaaataaagtaataaaatattttaactaaCAATAACCATAATAATAGCGATATttacaaaaatactattaatcagaataacaaaataaataaacataataaaatatttttactaacaatACCGATAATAATATCAACATTTATATAAACAAtattaataacaacaacaataaaaataaaaataataaaatatttttactaagaataaccataaaaatattgatttttatataaacaataaaattttaatttacagtaaccataataatatcaatatttatataaataatattaatcaaaataacaataaaaataaacatcataaattatttttactaacaataatcctaataatatcaatatttatatttataagaattttaataataataataataacaataataataactaacCTCTTCGTCGATATATCTTGCCACGTGAGCAACGCCATTTAGTCG
Encoded here:
- the LOC140179378 gene encoding protein MAIN-LIKE 1-like, which gives rise to MTVCYTWFHERFRVLPADASDETVRIYARAYILMLLSSQLFADKNANRVHLRWLPYLASLDDLGRYSWGSAALACLYRCLCRGTNRNVVNLAGPLQLLQSWIFLRFSTLRPTGFDRFGFPLASRWANFMPRNDAGAQRLVSARLALDRLRVHDVSHLFIADT